One segment of Thermosynechococcus sp. HN-54 DNA contains the following:
- a CDS encoding allophycocyanin subunit alpha-B yields the protein MSVISQVLLKADDELRYPTTGELQTISDFFQTGEQRLRIATTLAENEKRIVDQASKQLWQKRPDFISPGGNAYGQKQRALCLRDYGWYMRLITYGILAGDKDPIERTGIIGVREMYNSLGVPMAGMAEAIRCLKEASLALLSTEDAEVAAPYFDYIIQEMS from the coding sequence ATGAGTGTCATTAGTCAGGTTCTTCTTAAAGCGGACGATGAATTGCGCTACCCCACCACGGGCGAACTCCAGACGATTAGTGACTTTTTCCAAACGGGTGAGCAACGCCTCCGCATTGCCACGACACTGGCTGAAAATGAGAAACGCATTGTGGATCAAGCCAGCAAGCAACTGTGGCAGAAGCGGCCTGACTTTATCTCTCCAGGGGGCAACGCCTACGGCCAGAAACAGCGCGCCCTGTGTCTGCGGGACTATGGCTGGTATATGCGCCTAATTACCTATGGCATCCTTGCCGGTGACAAAGACCCGATTGAGCGCACAGGCATTATTGGTGTCCGCGAAATGTACAACTCCCTTGGTGTGCCGATGGCGGGGATGGCAGAAGCGATTCGTTGCCTCAAGGAGGCTTCCTTGGCACTGCTGAGCACTGAAGATGCTGAAGTGGCGGCTCCCTACTTTGACTACATCATTCAGGAAATGTCCTAG
- the serS gene encoding serine--tRNA ligase, protein MIDLKQLRENPQAFGDRLRRRGGDFDLERILELDAQQRQLEQQRSHLQARSNEIGALVGKKIKSGVAPTDPEIQALKAEANDLKQKLSDLEPQERQIKEELERLLLTIPNPPSETTPIGRDETENVEVRRWGDEYKPTHPCQPHWEIASQLGLWDVERSVKVAQSRFVTLLGMGAALERALIQFMLDTHRERGYVEVLPPLLVNSASLTGTGQLPKFAEESFRCADDDLWLIPTAEVPVTNLYRDEILAADQLPIYHCAYTPCFRREAGSYGKDTRGLIRLHQFNKVELVKFVHPDTSAAEHEALVADAEFILQALKLPYRVIELCTGDLGFGAMKCYDLEVWLPAAGCYREISSCSNFGDFQARRAKIRFKGAKQKGTQFVHTLNGSGLAVGRTMAAILENYQQPDGTVRVPEVLQPYLKCSHIGGARS, encoded by the coding sequence GTGATTGATCTGAAGCAACTGCGAGAAAATCCCCAAGCCTTTGGCGATCGCCTGCGACGGCGCGGTGGTGACTTTGACCTTGAGCGCATTTTAGAGTTAGATGCGCAGCAGCGTCAGTTGGAACAACAGCGATCGCACCTCCAAGCCCGCAGTAACGAAATTGGTGCCCTCGTTGGCAAAAAGATCAAGTCCGGCGTTGCCCCGACGGATCCAGAAATTCAAGCCCTCAAGGCCGAGGCCAACGATCTCAAGCAAAAACTGAGTGATCTCGAACCCCAAGAACGGCAGATCAAAGAGGAACTGGAACGCCTGCTGCTAACGATTCCCAACCCTCCTAGTGAGACCACCCCGATTGGCCGCGATGAAACGGAAAACGTTGAGGTACGCCGCTGGGGCGACGAGTATAAGCCAACCCACCCTTGTCAGCCCCACTGGGAAATTGCCAGCCAATTGGGACTCTGGGATGTGGAGCGTTCAGTCAAGGTGGCTCAGAGTCGGTTTGTCACGCTACTGGGAATGGGGGCTGCCCTTGAGCGTGCCTTAATCCAATTCATGCTCGATACCCACCGTGAGCGGGGATATGTCGAAGTCTTGCCGCCCTTGCTGGTCAATAGTGCCTCGCTAACCGGCACGGGTCAGTTACCCAAATTTGCTGAGGAAAGTTTTCGCTGTGCCGATGATGATCTTTGGCTGATTCCGACAGCAGAAGTACCCGTCACCAATCTCTATCGCGATGAAATTTTAGCCGCCGATCAACTGCCCATTTACCACTGTGCCTACACCCCCTGTTTTCGCCGTGAAGCGGGGAGTTATGGCAAAGATACACGCGGCCTGATTCGCCTGCATCAATTCAACAAGGTGGAGTTAGTGAAATTTGTTCACCCGGACACCTCTGCCGCTGAGCATGAAGCCCTTGTGGCCGATGCCGAGTTCATTCTCCAAGCCCTGAAGCTGCCCTATCGCGTGATTGAACTGTGTACGGGGGATTTGGGGTTTGGTGCCATGAAGTGCTACGACCTAGAGGTGTGGCTTCCCGCTGCGGGTTGTTACCGCGAAATTTCCAGTTGCTCGAACTTTGGCGATTTTCAAGCGCGGCGTGCCAAGATTCGCTTCAAAGGAGCTAAGCAAAAGGGAACCCAGTTTGTCCACACCCTCAATGGCTCTGGCCTAGCCGTTGGACGAACCATGGCGGCTATTCTCGAAAACTACCAACAACCCGATGGCACGGTGCGGGTACCAGAGGTGTTGCAACCCTACCTCAAGTGTAGCCATATTGGCGGAGCTAGATCGTGA